The Microtus pennsylvanicus isolate mMicPen1 chromosome 18, mMicPen1.hap1, whole genome shotgun sequence region AATtctgagaaccgctgctctagaggACCCTGCTTTATGTAGAAAACAAATGGGcccagatccccccccccccccccgggcagCTACAGCCTCCTCAGACTCTTCCAGAGCCTCCAGGCCTGCTTGGAGGTGGCCAAGAGGATGTGAAGAGCCCAGGGAGTAGGACTAAGACGCAGCCTTagcttggatccccagcaccatgcaaaccaagtgtggtggtgtgaCCTGTGAGCTcacacttaggaggtagaggcaggaggagcaggagttcaGGGTTAGTCTTGGCTGCACCGTGAGATTCTGTCCCCAAAAACAAACTAGGAAGGAAAGGGCTGGTGCTCCTGGTCTGGGGGAGGGccttgctgctgcttctgggtGGAAGGAGAGGCCCTAGATGGAGACACGTGCGAGGCCATACTACTGAGCCCAGTCTTGATTTCAGACGCAGTAGGGAGCCATGGAGCATGGTTGAGCATGGTTGAGGTCCCTAATCATATTCTAGAATGTTCCATGCTAAACTCACTGATCAGTCTGCAGTACAAGCCTCTCCCTAGAAGTTCATCCCCATGAGGACAGAAATCTctccctctgttttgtttttatgagcaATAGGAGCCATGAAGCTGGgcgtggtgatgcacatctttaatcccagtactcaggaggcagaggcaggtggatctctgtgagttcgaggccagcctggtctacagagtgagctctaggacagccagtgaaTATAAAcaggatacatagtgagatcctgtctcaaacaagcaataAAGAGGGGTAGGGGGCATGGGAAGGGTTTTGCTCCCACAAATACTATTTCAGGCACACTTACTATTACTGGCCCAtttgagaggagagaaggggccCTAGTGGTCAGGGTGCCCTTATACTCAGGATGGTCTCATTACGGAAGTGATATTGCAATGCCAGTTACAGGAGCGGAGGGCACGTGACAACCCAGGACAGTCACCAGGGTCCTCTCATTCCTAGGCAAGCTGAGATGGTCACTGTGTGAATGGCTTTCTCAGGAGGGAGCAGTCCAGAGTCTCTGAGGTCGCAGCATCCAGGCTGCATTTGGTGGAGTGGGGGTTAGCCATGAACCCTTGTAGGTTCCTGTTCTAGGTGGCTCCGGGGTGCAGGTGTGTGCTCAGTCATGTTTAGTGGTGAGAACAGGCTGTGCCTGTTCAGCTCCAGTGCCCACGGCAATCAGAGGAACAGACTGAGCTTATCGGGCTTTATCAGGTTTGTAGAGGAGTGGCCAGAGACGGTGACAGAAAGTGGGGCACATCTCCTGAGGTTCACATGTCACAATCTGACCACAGAGTTTTGGTCAACCCGCACACACCGTCTCTGAATGGAACCGAAGATGTTCTCCTCAAAACAGGCAGGGTTTTGAGCAGCGCTTAGGTTTCCCAGCTTAATGAAGGCTGGACATTGAACAGCACCTGAAAGAGAGgggtgaggagagggagagagagaactaggGAAGACTAGAAAGGCCATTGCTGTGCCTCAAGAACAAGGGGAAAATGGTCTCGTCCCATGCCTGGGGTGCTGATGGctgatctgtctgtctccacagCTTGCCCTCCCCCACCTGCGGAAGCACAGAGGCAACATCATCAACATCTCCAGCCTGGTTGGGACCATCGGCCAGTCCCAGGCAGTCACCTACGTGGCCACCAAGGTAGGCCATTCCTCTCCTCCATGGCTTTTTCCTGGCTCCTTGGGCCTCGGCTTTGAGCCTGGaacttctcttctttcttgttttggttgtttttcccCTCagaggggtttctctgtgtagtgttggaacctgactattctggaactctgtaggccaggctggcttctaactcacagagatacacctgcctctgcctcccaagtgctgggattaaaggtgtgtgctaccacctcctgggtttaattagctcttataacttaaatgaacccgtttctattaatctatcttCTCTCACCACCACTTCTTTCTCGTCTCCTGGCATCTCTTGCATGCCTAGATTCTTTTCctacttcttctctttctgcccGGAAGTCCTACCTATGCTGCCTGCCTAACTActaaccaatcacagcaatataccTTCACACAGcgtgcaaatatcccacaacatttccccctgctgtctaaaaaggaaaggttttagcTCTAACTCAGTAAAACTATGTAAAACAGGAACAGTTATCagcaagaattacattcacagtgTCTAGTCCATATGTACTTGGCAAGTTCAGAGAAAGTGCTGTGTTAACTCTCTTAGTGAGGCCAGAGTTTTCTACCTAAACCATTTTCAATCTGTATTATCATCACTCTAAAAATAACATCTTAGAAAAATctctttctgaatttggtaacaaggaaaactgtatgCTATTGAGTCTTCAGTCCCCATCAGAGACCCAAAAAGGGCATAATattattacctgagtaaacaggaagtgtggtgcagacagagacagctggctgtctggacagtcacccagtgTTCCTCTGCTGCATTGGGGcttccatcttcagtctacagattttctgtgaagcaggagttttaaaggactgtcctaccttgtcttggcaaagctcagcagtcactttcttttgtgtcttcattgtccagtttggacagcaaactctcagcagtcaaggcaagggcagtttcttgcccagtggctaagtTTGCCACAACAAAAGCAAATTctatatggaggttcttcaatgcccatcatcttttttgaagattggtgctgccaggagcagatgtgtctcactacCATGAAGAgtcttatttaattaaaatgttttaaatgccacattctgtagaatctgaagtgtttgaagatcatctatctatgtaAATCATATCATCGTATAACCTTAAGAATAtatctaatatgactacaagttttattatagatgactactaacttgcatttcttatcttaaatagtttttaataatAGTCTTTACAGACTAgaactatactttttaaaatgagttccataactttacattacattttaaaatgagccacATCGGAAAATACtgtaaacaagagtagaaatatatatgtcatgtaacaaaaataaccttaaatttgtatcaatatacagaaatccataccaatgtaatatatttgagactagtggttgttCAAAAGTTGACTCAGCAACCCACCCTTTTATCCATCATTTCTATATATAACCCCccctttttcccttcagaaagggatctctgaatctaatctcctttgttcagcttttttcctgaccatgacctgaaggcgtaagtcacaaacaatcccacaccagtttggaattatgattaatagaatggttatttatttaagggtgaaaaacttacagatcactgtcccagacaacagccctctgagcaatcaggaagggagcctagttgcTGGAAGCTGAGTGGGAAGCCAGAGAGCTAGCGGAGGGaagttgctgcttttttaaagagagagagaccacgccccaatgggctggtatctcagcagctattggctgaaggagcggaaggagctcccgcaaccatgaccaacagcaactTGTACCTATCCCATGATGATAAACATCCATTATCCACTGAATGACCTCTCaggaatgtgggtgtcatgttcTCTAGGctgtttcctgttgtctgggggcaatggtatctttaggggatccCAAGAAAATTGGGCTAGTGGTCAAGTCCTGgtagagctaggtgtggtggggAAATGTAAGGCTTATCTGAAGactggctggagtagtctgtgaggctggaccatctcagttagcagctttgaagttgccctggatgcagaactctgagaAAACTGCAGCAGAGGTGTTCTGAGAGCATGGATCACCTGAGCTACTTGTCTTTAGACAAGCTACGTGTCTGCTCCTTTTTTCTGAAggcacaaacttttaaaggtaacacaCATACCTGCATTAACACAACTATGGAATATGCAGTGTGCACAGTTAGCTAGagactttttgttttatgtttgagtaggtgaaaggcatctgtcaactttataagtccaTTTGGACTGTATAGCTGAACCTCTGTCCATGCCATGGGAAAGAACAGCATGTAATGATAAGTCATAAGCACGCTGTACCAACAAGATTCAGTCTCAGGGCTGTTCCCATAGTAGAAGGATCAGCATATACGTCACATCACTTGTCCTGTagtcttttctgtcttttcccctcaTGTTGGTAGCCGAGATCCTCAGGAGGTCTCCCTGCTCAAATCTGATCTCATTTAACTttgaaggaatccatagcttttcatgtcctgtggaaacaaaggcatagcTCTCACCCAGCGCAGCATTTTTCTCGGCTTCCATAGGCTGGTTTACTCAGCAGGCCCTTCCTCAGCAGACGTTGTTTTCCTACATTCGCATTcgaaaaattcaaagtcagcaaaacaccatacaggatccagatgcCCTGTGCATTCCCCATCttcatgtggcttatttttattattattctttcaagactttatttttaaattattcttttttaaaggtttatttattaattatgtatacagcatcagcctgcatgtatccctgcaggccagaagaggacaccacatctcatcatagatggttgtgagccaccatgtggttgctgaaaattgaactcaggacctctggaagaacagtcagtgctcttaacctctgagccatctctcagcccctcaACTATATCTTTCTATGACTGTTTATacccatttctcttccttccttccttcctttcttccttccttccttctttccttccttccttccttccttccttccttccttccttccttccttccttccaacatTTGAGCACATTTTAAAGCATTCTGTACCTGTTTAGAGTTTCTTTTTGGCCTGGACCCAGCTTTCCTAACTACCCACAGCGTTCTCTGACCGCATAAGCCAAAGTTTAAACGGTTAGatatcagctaggcctccaataCTGGGCTCTGGAGGCTGACTTGCCCCCCTTGGTTCCCTGACAGCCTAACCTCACGCCAGCTGGTAGGGACAGGAGCCACATTTTCTACCCCGGCCCTGGGAAATTAATGAGCTTACTTTCCTTGTGGTTGTGCCCaacattgagtgtgtgtgtatacacactggGGTTGTGCCCCacactgggtgtgtgtgtatacgcactGGGGTTGTGCCCCACActgcgtgtgtatgtatgagcactGGGGTTGTGCCACACACTGGGTGTGTATACGCACTGGGGTGGTGCCACACACTGGGTGTGTATGTATACGCACTGGGGTGGTGCCACACACTGGGTGTGTATACGCACTGGGGTGGTGCCACACactgggtgtgtatgtatgtatacgcaCTGGGTGCCTTTCTGGTTCACACTGACTTTAGAAGAGGgaatctgatcccctggaactgggccaccatgtggtgctgggaatggaacctggttccctacaagagcagccagtgctcttaactgctgagtcatctctccagctctgattttttaaattgcattttttttttcagagacagggtttctctggagctttggatcccgtcctggaactagctctgtagaccgggctggcctccaactaacagagatccgcctgcctctgcctctgcctcctgagtgctgggattaaaggcgtgcgtcaccatcgcctggctttaaattacatttttctttattgtatgtGTCTTTATCTgtgtggatctgtgtgtgtgtgtgcaagtcacagcacacacatgtaggtcagaggacgacGTAGAGGGAGTTAGCTCTCTcccttcaccatgtgggtcccagggatcaaactcagattgtcagactGGGCAGCAAGTGCCTCTAAGACTCAGCCCTCCTGAAAGGCCCTTCCTGATTCTGTTTGAACCAAAGTCTCACCCTGCAACCTGGGTTGGTATTGAGTTCATGgcaatccacctgtctcagcctcccaagttctgggatcaatGGTATCAAAACCCAGGAATGTCCACACTGCCTCCCTCAGTCAGTCCAAACTGGCGTGCACAGAGCCCATGTGCAGGGAATGTCTGCAAGATGGCTGAGACTAATCTAAAGCTTGCTGGCTCCTGGTGGAAGAGGAGGTCGGGAGGGACTCCATCCACAGAGACTTAACCCTTTTTGGTCTCTGCTTCTGCAGGGGGCAGTGACAGCCATGACGAAAGCTCTGGCCTTGGATGAGAGCAGATATGGTGTCCGTGTCAACTGGTGAGCTGATCAAACAGTCGGGGCAGCTGGGGATGCCAGGCCAGAGTTAGCAcaagcttctcttcttcctctctcccttctccagcaTCTCCCCAGGGAACATCTGGACTCCACTGTGGGAAGAGCTGGCGGCCTCCACCTCAAACCCCAGTGCCACCATCCTAGAAGGCACCTTGGCCCAGGTAGGAGCAGGTGAGAGCTGGGAGGTATGGATGTAACTGGGGAGATCAGATGGGCAGTCGGggtctttctctcctcctccttcctctcttggagCTTCATGTAATCCAGACCAGCCTGGCCCTTGATGTGTAGCTGCATCCTTTCTGCTTccccttcctgagtgctggagtcacagacacATACCGGTCCTCATGTGTTCACACGGGCACACTTGTGCGCCTGTCTCACTCTAGCTCAGGCAAGCCTCTTCTGCTGAGGTGACAGGTGTGAACTAACTGCCTAAGGAAGACTACTCCTAATTTTttacctcccttccctccccagcccctgggcCGCATGGGCCAGCCAGCTGAGGTGGGAGCTGCAGCTGTGTTCCTGGCCTCTGAAGCCACCTTCTGTACAGGGCTTGAGCTTCTTGTGACAGGGGGTGCAGAATTGGGGTATGGGCGCAAGTCTACTAGGAGCAGCCTCGTGGAAACCCCTAGTCTCCCACCCTAATTCCCACTGACTTATGTCCTACCtacctctctttccctttcctttctttttttgtgtagTACTGGAGATTAAACCTAGGACTTTTTTTGTGCTAGACAGAGCTCCATCACTGAATGACACCGGGGTACCTCACTGGGGGTTCTAGGCAAGGGATCTACCACTGACTCCCTCCT contains the following coding sequences:
- the Hsd17b14 gene encoding L-fucose dehydrogenase, with protein sequence MAAVPRYSGKVVVVTGGARGIGAGIVRAFALLAVDSGAQVVFCDKDEAGGRALEQELSGTVFVRCDVTHEGDLQTLISETLSRFGRLDCVVNNAGYHPPAQWPEETSAQDFRQLLELNLLGTYTLTKLALPHLRKHRGNIINISSLVGTIGQSQAVTYVATKGAVTAMTKALALDESRYGVRVNCISPGNIWTPLWEELAASTSNPSATILEGTLAQPLGRMGQPAEVGAAAVFLASEATFCTGLELLVTGGAELGYGRKSTRSSLVETPSLPP